The following are encoded together in the Bradyrhizobium sp. CCGUVB1N3 genome:
- a CDS encoding DUF2809 domain-containing protein, which yields MHGTQSTTPVAPPQASLVRAALALVVIACGLALRWYGFPLGLSAFVVKYGGSLLWATMVFFLVGALLPHLTRPQIAGIAAAIAIVVELSRLVHTPWLDAFRLTTAGALLLGRIFSLWNIVAYAIGIVFGAWIDRLVALRRVG from the coding sequence ATGCACGGAACGCAATCGACCACCCCTGTTGCGCCGCCGCAGGCATCGCTGGTCCGCGCCGCCCTCGCCCTCGTCGTGATCGCCTGCGGCCTCGCCTTGCGCTGGTACGGCTTTCCGCTTGGGCTCTCCGCCTTCGTCGTGAAGTATGGCGGCTCGCTGCTATGGGCGACCATGGTGTTCTTCCTGGTCGGAGCCCTGCTGCCACACCTGACGCGGCCACAGATTGCGGGCATTGCGGCGGCGATCGCGATCGTCGTCGAACTGTCCCGGCTGGTGCATACGCCCTGGCTCGATGCGTTCCGCCTGACGACCGCCGGTGCGCTGCTCCTGGGGCGGATCTTTTCGCTGTGGAATATCGTGGCCTACGCGATCGGAATCGTGTTCGGCGCCTGGATCGACCGCCTCGTTGCGCTGCGTAGGGTGGGTTAG
- a CDS encoding MFS transporter — MSQTTTTIAGSAGKAKNPNKSAIETSTIRAISWRLIPFLVLAYFFSYLDRVNLGFAALTMNAELKFTPLIFSWGAGIFFIGYFIFEVPSNLALERFGASRWIARIMVTWGIISALMALVSGVTSFYVLRFLLGVAEAGFFPGIILYLTYWYPAEYRARFLAAFAIAVPVSTVIGAPISGLLLGLDGVLGLQGWQWLFIIEGVPSVLLGIVTWFYLTDKPEKADWLSAEQKAWLKARLDSEIAAKQAVKHLSLGEALSSPKVITLSLIYFGFVGALYGMQFWLPQIVKAFGLTNAQTGFVTAIPYLFGTIAMILWARHSDATRERVMHVGAPLLLTAVALAVSSYLTDPTLTMVALTVAAIGVFCCFGVFWTLPTAWLSGTAAAGGIALINSIGNLASFGGPYLIGWVKEATGQTSTGLLVLAILPLIAGVLVFVGGHESEHEFAEEGR; from the coding sequence ATGAGCCAGACCACCACCACCATTGCCGGTTCCGCAGGCAAAGCCAAGAACCCGAATAAGAGCGCGATCGAGACCTCGACCATCCGCGCCATCTCTTGGCGCCTGATTCCATTCCTGGTGCTGGCCTACTTCTTTTCCTATCTCGACCGCGTCAATCTCGGCTTCGCCGCGCTGACCATGAATGCGGAATTGAAGTTCACGCCGCTGATCTTCTCCTGGGGCGCCGGCATCTTCTTCATCGGCTATTTCATCTTCGAGGTGCCGAGCAACCTGGCGCTGGAGAGATTCGGCGCGAGCCGCTGGATCGCCCGCATCATGGTGACCTGGGGCATCATCTCGGCGCTGATGGCGCTGGTGAGCGGCGTCACCAGCTTCTACGTCCTGCGCTTCCTGCTCGGCGTCGCCGAAGCCGGCTTCTTCCCCGGCATCATCCTTTATCTCACCTATTGGTACCCGGCCGAATATCGCGCGCGCTTCCTCGCGGCCTTTGCCATCGCAGTGCCGGTCTCGACCGTGATCGGCGCGCCGATCTCGGGCCTGCTGCTCGGGCTTGACGGCGTGCTCGGCTTGCAGGGCTGGCAGTGGCTCTTCATCATCGAGGGCGTGCCGTCGGTTCTGCTCGGCATCGTCACCTGGTTCTATCTCACGGACAAGCCGGAGAAGGCGGACTGGCTGTCGGCCGAGCAGAAGGCCTGGCTCAAGGCCAGGCTTGATTCGGAGATCGCGGCCAAGCAGGCGGTGAAGCACCTCTCGCTCGGCGAAGCCTTGTCGTCGCCGAAGGTGATTACGCTGAGCCTGATCTACTTCGGCTTCGTCGGCGCGCTCTACGGCATGCAGTTCTGGCTGCCGCAGATCGTGAAGGCCTTTGGCCTCACCAACGCGCAGACCGGCTTCGTCACCGCGATCCCGTATTTGTTCGGCACCATCGCCATGATCCTGTGGGCGCGGCATTCCGACGCCACGCGCGAGCGCGTGATGCATGTCGGCGCGCCGCTGCTCCTCACCGCCGTCGCGCTCGCCGTCTCCTCCTATCTCACCGATCCCACCCTGACGATGGTGGCGCTGACGGTGGCCGCGATCGGCGTGTTCTGCTGCTTCGGCGTGTTCTGGACCCTGCCGACCGCATGGCTCTCCGGCACGGCCGCCGCGGGCGGCATCGCGCTGATCAACTCGATCGGCAATCTCGCCAGCTTCGGCGGCCCCTATCTGATCGGCTGGGTCAAGGAAGCCACCGGCCAGACCTCGACCGGCCTCCTGGTCCTTGCCATCCTGCCCCTGATCGCCGGCGTCCTGGTCTTCGTCGGCGGTCACGAGAGCGAGCACGAGTTCGCTGAAGAGGGGCGGTGA
- a CDS encoding TetR/AcrR family transcriptional regulator yields MTLVSEHIESDTRERILEVAERLFRQIGYQKTTVGDIAKELRMSPANVYRFFESKKAIHQSVARALMGEVELDAQRIVAQPGPVRDRFRQLLTTIHRMNTERYVGDSKLHEMVEIAMQEDWDVCVAHMECIASIIGQMIAQGVASGEFEAPDLQLASLCACTAMMRFFHPQMIAQCATKPGPTIDQMIDFVIAGLSPRH; encoded by the coding sequence ATGACACTGGTTTCGGAACATATCGAAAGCGACACCCGGGAGCGCATCCTCGAGGTGGCCGAGCGGCTGTTCCGCCAGATCGGCTACCAGAAGACCACTGTCGGCGACATCGCCAAAGAGCTTCGGATGAGTCCGGCCAACGTCTATCGCTTCTTCGAATCGAAGAAGGCGATCCATCAGTCCGTCGCCCGGGCGTTGATGGGCGAGGTCGAACTTGATGCGCAGCGGATCGTGGCCCAGCCCGGTCCGGTGCGCGACCGCTTCCGGCAGCTTCTGACGACCATCCATCGCATGAATACCGAGCGCTATGTCGGTGATTCCAAGCTGCATGAGATGGTCGAGATCGCGATGCAGGAAGACTGGGACGTCTGCGTCGCCCATATGGAGTGTATCGCCTCGATCATCGGCCAGATGATCGCCCAGGGTGTCGCCTCCGGCGAATTCGAGGCTCCGGACCTGCAGCTGGCCTCGCTCTGCGCCTGCACCGCGATGATGCGCTTCTTCCACCCCCAGATGATCGCCCAATGCGCCACCAAGCCGGGCCCGACGATCGACCAGATGATCGATTTCGTCATCGCAGGCCTGTCGCCGCGTCACTGA
- a CDS encoding acyl-CoA thioesterase, which produces MTEQTDTEPRGDLCIRTLAMPADTNANGDIFGGWLLSQMDVGGGVFASKVAKSRTVTVAIEAMNFRKAVYVGDLVSVYATLVRVGRTSLTVRLEAWALRRGEQHPFLVTDGNFTYVSIDDHGRPQTVNGTESPIAT; this is translated from the coding sequence ATGACCGAACAGACCGATACCGAACCGCGCGGTGATCTCTGCATCCGCACGCTTGCGATGCCCGCCGACACCAACGCCAATGGGGACATCTTCGGCGGCTGGCTGCTCAGCCAGATGGACGTCGGTGGCGGCGTGTTCGCCTCGAAAGTCGCGAAGTCGCGCACCGTGACGGTCGCGATCGAAGCGATGAATTTTCGTAAAGCGGTCTATGTCGGCGATCTCGTCTCGGTCTATGCCACGCTCGTGCGCGTGGGGCGCACCTCGCTCACCGTGCGTCTCGAAGCCTGGGCGCTGCGCCGCGGCGAACAGCATCCGTTCCTCGTCACCGACGGCAACTTCACCTATGTGTCGATCGACGATCACGGCCGCCCGCAGACCGTCAACGGCACCGAGTCGCCGATCGCGACGTAA
- a CDS encoding nuclear transport factor 2 family protein has protein sequence MTINRRELAVSALVLTAVGAAPAFAAPAEEEAVAKKVEAFRLAQIAADPKALGALCWDDLSYSHSSGKVEDKATFIANATDGKSKFLSIEYQDPTIKVVGPAAIVRFHWIAEQEMAADGKKVPTNLHILMNWQKQGDDWKLLSRAATKL, from the coding sequence ATGACCATCAATCGGCGCGAACTGGCCGTCTCGGCCCTTGTACTGACAGCAGTCGGCGCGGCGCCCGCGTTCGCCGCTCCGGCGGAGGAAGAGGCGGTTGCGAAAAAAGTCGAAGCTTTTCGTCTCGCCCAGATCGCGGCGGATCCCAAGGCGCTCGGTGCGCTCTGCTGGGACGATCTCAGCTACAGCCATTCCAGCGGCAAGGTCGAGGACAAGGCGACCTTCATCGCCAACGCCACGGATGGAAAGTCGAAATTCCTGTCGATCGAGTATCAGGATCCGACCATCAAGGTCGTCGGCCCGGCCGCGATCGTGCGCTTCCACTGGATCGCCGAGCAGGAGATGGCGGCCGATGGGAAAAAAGTGCCGACCAACCTTCACATCCTGATGAACTGGCAGAAGCAGGGCGACGACTGGAAGCTGCTGTCGCGCGCCGCGACGAAGCTGTGA
- a CDS encoding efflux RND transporter permease subunit has translation MKRFNLSAWAVSHPTLVLFLMIVLGAAGFFSYQKLGRAEDPFFTVKVVNVSVIWPGATAQEMQAQVADPIEKKLQELPYFEKVQTYSKPAFTAMQVTFRDSTPPKDVPYLFYLLRKKLVDVQGQLPSGILGPVVNDEFSDVDSILYMMTGDGADYAQLKKTAEGFRQRLLKVPGVTKVDVYGTQDERVYVEFSHAKLATLGVTPQALFDSLAKQNNVTPAGTVETSSQRVPLRVTGALDGAKAVAETPVESNGRVFRLGDIATVTHGYVDPPSFMVRQEGKPAIGIGVVTAKGANILELGKNVEKATGEFMKAVPQGIDVGLIADQPNVVEHAVGEFVHSFVEALAIVLFVSFVALGWRTGIVVALSVPLVLGIVFIVMNSMSLDLHRISLGALIIALGLLVDDAIIAVEMMVVKMEQGWDRIRAASFAWESTAFPMLTGTLVTAAGFLPIGFANSAVGEYAGSIFWIVAIALVASWFVAVIFTPYIGVKLLPNIKLHHNHDPHAVYETRMYRGLRAIVQWCVNHRITVVVATVGVFVASIVGFGHVQQQFFPLSERPELFLQLRLPEGTAFNVTEKAVKDAEKLLKDDKDIATYTAYVGQGSPRFWLGLNPQLPNEAFAEIVIVAKGVEARERIKAKLENAVADGALNEARVRVDRFNFGPPVGFPVQFRVIGPDPNKVREIAYQVRDVMRQNKNVKDVQLDWNEQSPYLKLVVDQDRARAMGLTPQEVSQSLAMLISGAQVTTVRDGIEKVGVVARAIPSERLDLAHVGDLTITSRNGVAVPLQQIAKIEYSHEEPILWRRNRDMAITVRSDVVDGVQAPDVTSQIAPKLQQIKDYLEPAYRIEPGGAFEESAKGNASIFILFPVMVMVMLTLLMIQLQSFSRLILVFLTAPLGIVGASLGLNVANQPFGFVALLGLIALAGMIMRNAVILVDQIETDVSHGLTRREAIVEATVRRARPVVLTALAAILAMIPLSRSAFWGPMAITIMGGLFVATFLTLLYLPGLYALWFRKSLDEAGTAEQPEVAPQHGSDAEPAFPLAEAAE, from the coding sequence ATGAAGCGCTTCAACCTTTCCGCCTGGGCCGTCAGCCATCCGACGCTGGTGCTGTTCCTGATGATCGTGCTTGGCGCCGCCGGGTTCTTTTCCTATCAGAAGCTCGGGCGCGCCGAAGATCCGTTCTTCACCGTGAAGGTGGTCAACGTCTCCGTGATCTGGCCGGGCGCCACCGCGCAGGAGATGCAGGCCCAGGTCGCCGACCCCATCGAGAAGAAGCTCCAGGAGCTTCCCTATTTCGAGAAGGTGCAGACCTACTCGAAGCCAGCCTTCACCGCGATGCAGGTGACCTTCCGCGACAGCACGCCGCCGAAGGACGTACCGTATCTCTTCTATCTCCTGCGCAAGAAGCTGGTCGACGTGCAGGGCCAGTTGCCCTCGGGCATTCTCGGACCCGTCGTCAACGACGAGTTCTCCGACGTCGATTCCATTCTCTACATGATGACCGGCGACGGCGCCGACTATGCGCAGCTCAAGAAGACCGCCGAAGGTTTCCGTCAGCGCCTCCTTAAGGTTCCCGGCGTGACCAAGGTCGACGTCTACGGCACGCAGGACGAGCGCGTCTATGTCGAGTTCTCGCATGCGAAACTCGCGACCCTCGGCGTCACGCCGCAGGCGCTGTTCGATTCGCTCGCCAAGCAGAACAACGTGACCCCCGCCGGCACGGTCGAAACCTCCTCGCAGCGCGTGCCGCTGCGCGTCACCGGCGCGCTCGACGGCGCCAAGGCCGTTGCCGAAACCCCCGTCGAGAGCAACGGCCGCGTCTTCCGCCTCGGCGACATCGCGACCGTCACGCATGGTTACGTCGATCCGCCGAGCTTCATGGTGCGCCAGGAAGGCAAGCCCGCGATCGGCATCGGCGTGGTCACCGCCAAGGGCGCCAACATCCTCGAGCTCGGCAAGAACGTCGAAAAGGCGACCGGCGAATTCATGAAGGCGGTGCCGCAGGGCATCGACGTCGGGCTGATTGCCGACCAGCCCAACGTGGTCGAGCACGCCGTGGGCGAGTTCGTGCACTCTTTCGTGGAAGCGCTCGCGATCGTGCTGTTCGTGTCCTTTGTCGCGCTCGGCTGGCGCACCGGCATCGTGGTCGCGCTGTCCGTGCCGCTGGTGCTCGGCATCGTCTTCATCGTCATGAACTCGATGTCGCTCGACCTGCACCGCATCTCGCTCGGTGCGCTGATCATCGCGCTCGGCCTGCTCGTTGACGACGCCATCATCGCGGTCGAGATGATGGTGGTGAAGATGGAGCAGGGCTGGGACCGCATCCGCGCGGCGTCCTTTGCCTGGGAATCGACTGCGTTTCCGATGCTGACGGGAACGCTGGTCACGGCCGCTGGCTTCCTCCCCATCGGCTTTGCCAATTCGGCGGTCGGCGAATATGCCGGCAGCATCTTCTGGATCGTGGCGATCGCGCTGGTCGCCTCATGGTTCGTTGCGGTGATCTTCACGCCCTACATCGGTGTCAAGCTGCTCCCCAACATCAAGCTGCACCACAACCACGATCCGCACGCGGTCTATGAGACGCGGATGTATCGCGGCCTTCGCGCCATCGTGCAGTGGTGCGTCAACCACCGCATCACGGTGGTGGTCGCGACCGTCGGCGTCTTCGTCGCCTCGATCGTCGGCTTTGGTCACGTCCAGCAGCAGTTCTTCCCGCTCTCAGAGCGGCCCGAGCTGTTCCTCCAGCTCCGCCTGCCGGAAGGCACGGCCTTCAACGTCACCGAAAAGGCGGTGAAGGACGCCGAGAAGCTGTTGAAGGACGACAAGGACATCGCGACCTACACGGCCTATGTCGGGCAGGGCTCGCCGCGCTTCTGGCTCGGCCTCAATCCGCAACTGCCGAACGAGGCCTTTGCCGAGATCGTCATCGTCGCCAAGGGTGTCGAGGCGCGCGAGCGTATCAAGGCGAAGCTCGAGAACGCCGTTGCCGACGGTGCGCTCAACGAAGCCCGCGTCCGCGTCGACCGCTTCAATTTCGGCCCGCCGGTCGGCTTCCCCGTGCAGTTCCGCGTGATCGGCCCCGATCCCAACAAGGTGCGCGAGATCGCTTACCAGGTGCGCGACGTCATGCGGCAGAACAAGAACGTCAAGGACGTCCAGCTCGACTGGAACGAGCAGTCGCCGTACCTCAAGCTCGTCGTCGATCAGGACCGTGCGCGTGCGATGGGACTCACCCCGCAGGAGGTCTCGCAGTCGCTCGCGATGCTGATCTCCGGTGCGCAGGTGACGACCGTGCGCGACGGCATCGAGAAGGTCGGCGTGGTCGCCCGTGCGATCCCGTCCGAGCGGCTCGACCTCGCCCATGTCGGCGATCTCACCATCACCTCGCGCAATGGCGTCGCCGTTCCGCTCCAGCAGATCGCCAAGATCGAGTATTCCCACGAGGAGCCGATCCTGTGGCGGCGCAACCGCGACATGGCGATCACCGTGCGCTCCGACGTCGTCGACGGCGTGCAGGCGCCCGACGTCACCAGCCAGATCGCGCCGAAGCTGCAACAGATCAAGGACTACCTCGAGCCGGCCTACCGCATCGAGCCGGGCGGCGCATTCGAGGAATCCGCCAAGGGCAATGCCTCGATCTTCATCCTCTTCCCGGTGATGGTCATGGTGATGCTGACGCTTCTGATGATCCAGCTTCAGAGCTTCTCGCGCCTGATCCTGGTGTTCCTCACCGCGCCGCTGGGCATCGTCGGTGCGTCCCTCGGGCTCAATGTCGCCAACCAGCCGTTCGGCTTCGTGGCACTGCTCGGCCTGATCGCGCTTGCCGGCATGATCATGCGCAACGCGGTCATCCTGGTCGACCAGATCGAGACAGACGTCTCCCATGGCCTGACCCGGCGTGAGGCGATCGTGGAGGCGACCGTCCGCCGCGCCCGTCCGGTGGTGCTCACCGCGCTCGCTGCGATCCTCGCCATGATCCCGCTGTCGCGCTCGGCGTTCTGGGGCCCGATGGCGATCACCATCATGGGCGGCTTGTTCGTTGCGACCTTCCTGACGCTCCTGTATCTGCCGGGCCTCTATGCCCTCTGGTTCCGCAAGAGCCTGGACGAGGCTGGAACGGCCGAGCAGCCGGAAGTTGCACCGCAACATGGTAGCGATGCCGAGCCCGCATTTCCGCTTGCTGAGGCCGCTGAATAG
- a CDS encoding efflux RND transporter periplasmic adaptor subunit, with translation MFVRSILSSYSKLLAGASLALMAVALAGCNDTVAQKAEPPRPVLVATAHYEADTPERSFVGTIRPRIESDLGFRVAGKVAKRLVEVGQTVEEGQPLATLDEVDLKLQAEQAVAEQTAATGVLAQAAAAEQRAKDLKAKGWTTDAQMDSSRAAADEARARLNRAERSVELTKNSLSYATLNADARGVVTATLIEPGQVVAAGQASIRVARFAEKEAVVAIPETLVGRAKSGVASVTLWSEPNKKYAAKLREIAPAADPATRTYLAKFSLPEADDKVALGMTATLTLSDAASERVARLPLSALFNEGGKPSFYVVDDNGTVALKPVTVKSYESNDVVITSGVEEGAKIVALGVQKLDPNQKVRIVSSLSF, from the coding sequence ATGTTCGTCCGGTCGATTTTGTCGAGCTATTCCAAGCTCTTGGCAGGTGCTTCGCTGGCTCTGATGGCGGTCGCGCTGGCCGGATGCAATGACACCGTGGCGCAAAAAGCCGAGCCGCCGCGGCCGGTTCTGGTCGCAACCGCCCATTACGAGGCCGATACGCCGGAGCGCAGCTTCGTCGGCACCATCAGGCCCCGGATCGAGAGCGACCTCGGTTTCCGGGTCGCCGGCAAGGTGGCCAAGCGCCTGGTTGAGGTCGGCCAGACCGTCGAGGAGGGCCAGCCGCTCGCGACCCTCGATGAAGTCGATCTGAAGCTCCAGGCCGAGCAGGCCGTGGCCGAGCAGACCGCCGCGACCGGCGTGCTGGCCCAGGCCGCTGCCGCCGAGCAGCGCGCCAAGGATCTGAAGGCCAAGGGCTGGACCACCGACGCGCAGATGGATTCGAGCCGCGCCGCCGCCGACGAGGCCCGCGCGCGGTTGAATCGCGCCGAGCGCTCGGTCGAGTTGACCAAGAATTCCCTTTCCTACGCGACGCTCAACGCCGACGCCCGCGGCGTCGTCACCGCAACGCTGATCGAGCCCGGCCAGGTGGTCGCCGCGGGCCAGGCTTCGATCCGCGTCGCCCGCTTTGCCGAGAAGGAAGCGGTCGTCGCGATCCCTGAGACGCTGGTCGGACGCGCCAAGTCGGGCGTCGCCAGCGTCACTCTTTGGTCGGAGCCCAACAAGAAATACGCCGCCAAGCTGCGCGAGATCGCGCCTGCCGCCGATCCCGCCACGCGCACTTATCTTGCAAAATTCTCACTGCCGGAAGCCGACGACAAGGTCGCGCTGGGCATGACCGCGACACTGACGCTGTCGGACGCCGCGAGCGAGCGCGTCGCGCGACTGCCGCTGTCGGCGCTGTTCAACGAAGGCGGCAAGCCTTCCTTCTATGTCGTCGACGACAACGGCACGGTGGCGCTGAAGCCGGTCACGGTGAAATCCTACGAGAGCAACGACGTCGTCATCACCAGTGGCGTGGAAGAGGGTGCGAAGATCGTCGCGCTCGGCGTGCAAAAGCTCGATCCGAACCAGAAGGTCCGGATCGTGTCCTCGCTATCGTTCTAG
- a CDS encoding HAD family phosphatase produces MSQATGHALLFDIDGTLADTDALHREAFNQVFGPRGHVFDHARFSKELQGFSNASIGERFLPRESLEARAAIMDEKEHIFRTLVAGQIKPVPGLMALLDKADATGIPMVAVTNAPRLNAQMLLSGLGIMDRFKAIVIGDELPHGKPHPLPYLEGLRFAGAAAHASIAFEDSRSGIQSASAAGIPTIGMRTSLSHDDLVAAGAVASAGAYDDDALMELVAAAMKW; encoded by the coding sequence ATGTCGCAAGCTACGGGCCATGCGCTGCTGTTCGACATCGACGGCACGCTCGCCGATACCGACGCGCTGCATCGCGAGGCGTTCAATCAGGTGTTTGGACCGCGCGGTCATGTGTTCGACCACGCCCGGTTTTCGAAGGAGTTGCAGGGCTTCTCCAATGCGTCGATCGGCGAGCGGTTCCTGCCGCGGGAATCGCTCGAAGCCCGCGCAGCGATCATGGATGAGAAAGAGCACATCTTCCGCACGCTGGTGGCCGGGCAGATCAAGCCGGTGCCGGGCCTGATGGCGCTGCTCGACAAGGCGGACGCGACGGGCATTCCCATGGTCGCCGTCACCAACGCGCCGCGGCTGAATGCGCAGATGCTGCTGTCGGGGCTCGGTATCATGGATCGCTTCAAGGCGATCGTGATCGGCGACGAACTGCCGCACGGCAAACCGCATCCGCTGCCTTATCTGGAAGGGCTGCGCTTCGCCGGCGCCGCCGCCCATGCCTCGATTGCGTTCGAGGATTCCCGTTCCGGAATTCAATCGGCCTCGGCTGCGGGCATACCGACGATCGGCATGCGGACGTCACTCAGTCACGACGATCTGGTCGCTGCCGGTGCCGTCGCCTCGGCCGGCGCGTACGATGATGACGCCCTGATGGAGCTGGTCGCGGCCGCCATGAAGTGGTGA
- a CDS encoding flavin reductase family protein: MTEKDLHFYEPGKGHGLKHDPFNAIIAPRPIGWISSRDTNGHVNLAPYSFFNAFCYTPPIIGFSSTNWKDTVGNIEATKEFVWNLATMDLAKQMNATAAHVAPEVDEFKIAGLTAVPGRLVNVPRVGESPVAFECKVSDIVRLKGADGRQADAWLTLGEVVAVHIDKAFIKDGVYQTAATRPIVRAGRRGDYFEIKPENMFEMVRPD, translated from the coding sequence GTGACCGAGAAAGACCTGCACTTCTACGAGCCAGGCAAGGGCCATGGCCTCAAGCACGATCCCTTCAACGCCATCATCGCGCCGCGGCCGATCGGCTGGATCTCCTCGCGTGACACGAACGGGCACGTCAACCTCGCGCCCTACAGCTTCTTCAACGCTTTCTGCTACACCCCGCCGATCATCGGCTTCTCCTCCACCAACTGGAAGGACACCGTCGGCAATATCGAAGCGACAAAAGAGTTCGTCTGGAATCTCGCCACCATGGACCTGGCGAAACAGATGAACGCGACCGCCGCCCATGTCGCCCCCGAGGTCGACGAATTCAAGATCGCAGGGCTCACCGCCGTGCCCGGCAGGCTCGTCAACGTGCCGCGCGTCGGCGAAAGCCCGGTCGCCTTCGAATGCAAAGTGTCCGACATCGTGCGCCTCAAGGGCGCCGACGGCCGGCAAGCCGACGCCTGGTTGACACTCGGCGAGGTCGTCGCCGTCCACATCGACAAGGCCTTCATCAAGGACGGCGTCTACCAGACGGCTGCGACCCGTCCGATCGTCCGTGCGGGACGGCGCGGCGACTATTTCGAGATCAAGCCGGAAAACATGTTCGAGATGGTCAGGCCGGACTAG